Below is a genomic region from Flammeovirgaceae bacterium SG7u.111.
CCCTTCAGCTACTTCCAAAGCAAATTTTCCATCTAAATCGGTAGTAGTGCCGCTTGAGGTTCCCTTTATTATTATACTTACACCTGGTAAAGGTGCTGAATCGTCGGCGGAAGTAACGATTCCCGATATTTTTTTCTGTTGAACAGCTATTTCAAGCACAGGTTGCCTTTTCCAAATTTTTGACTCCATCTTCCTTACAGTGATGGTTTGGTTCACCTGCTTGAACTTAAGCTTGGTTTCTTTAGAGATTTCTAGGAGATAATCGGCCACAGGCTTGTTTTTTCCTTCAAGGCTGATTTTAGTAAGAACAGACTCGGCAAGGCTTTCGTCGTAGGCAAATTTATATTCTGTTGCTCCTTCTATCATATTGAAGACTTCTTCAATACTTGCATTTTGTATGCGTAGATCTATCTTTTTTACCCACACATTTATTTCAGATTTGCCCTGACCAACTCCTTCTTTGGCGAACAGAAAGCTAAATGTCACCAAATGAATTAGCGATATGTATATAAAATATTTTGACAGCATAAGTATTATGCTTAGTAGTTTCTTTTTCATATTTTTACTAAGATTTTAGTTATCTAAAATTTCACAATCTTTTTAGACTGGCAGTTGGCGCTGCCAGTTTTTTTGTTTTTAGCTTGTATCATTCATTTCCATATGCTTTTATAGTTTTTCATTTTTCACAAGTAGTTACATGTTAAAATTTCAGTTCGACCTTCTTACCTTTTATCTGGTAAGAGAAGTTTTGACTAAACCCTATTGACTTTAATACATTATCGAGACTTTCATTATGAAACTCTCCTTTGAACCTCCAATTATCTGGCAGCTTTCCCGAAACGGTAAACTCTACACCATACCAGCGGGTAAGCGTTTTTAAAATATGGTTGATATTGGCTTGGTTAAAGGATATTATTTTCTTAGTCCAGCAATAATCCTCCTCCCCATCAAGCTCCGCTTTAGTAATTTTGCTAAGCTCCATATCAAGTTGGGCCGACTGACCTGCATCCAAAAAAGCTTCCTTGCAAGAAGTACCCTTCCTGTTTGGCTCTACTTTTACCCTTCCTTCGGCTAAAGCAACCTTGCCGTGATGCTCTTCATCGTAGGCATTCACGTTAAACTCTGTACCCAAGGCTGTAACATCGAGATAATCGGTTCGAACAATAAAAGGGTGCTCCGCATCTTTTGCAACGTTGAAATAGCCCTCCCCTTTGAGGTATACAAGACGGATACTGTCTTGGCCAAAAGATGCCGAAAAACGCACTTCCGACTCGGCATTAAGCCAAACATTGGAACCATCAGGCAAGAAAAAGTTTCTCTTTTCTCCTGATTTAGTAGCTCTCACCCACTCTTGAGGTGATGTAATGATTTCGGTTGGGGTATTTTGATAGGAATTGAAAATTGCAACACCCGCTATTACTAACAAAATAGAGGCGGCTATTCGGAGGTAGGGTTTGAAATCAAGTTTTTTAACTTTCTTCTCTGAAGGGGTATTTACATGCTGAGTAAGCTCGTCAAAAGTTTCCTGATGAGAAAAACCAGTGATACTCAAATCACCTTTTCCCTTAAGGGCTTTAATAAAGTTTAGTGACTTTGCCTCAGCAGGATTTTCTTGTAAATAGGCATCTAACTGACGTAGTTCTTCGTCTGTAGCTTCTCCCGTAAATACCTTAGCTATGATTGTATTTATATCCATTTAGTCGTTTCTTTCCAATTCCATTTGAAAGCATGACAACTAAGCGGACAAAAGTACCTATCCGGAAATCGCAATTTCTTCTTTCATATAAGAAGAAACTTTTTCACGAAGGGTTTTTACAGCCGTAACCAGCTGGTTATTAACTGTTTTTGAAGAAATATCGAGTAACTCGGCTACTTCATTATATTTCATTCCTCTATCTACAATAAGGTGATAGATCATTTTTCGGCGGTGGGGAAATCCATTGACAGTCTGCTCTACCAGGCTTTGTAGCTCGTTGAACCCATAGGTAGACTCGGGAGTCCGATACTCCCATAAAAAGCTAATAAAATAATCATCATCTTCTATGTCAACTTTGTTTTTACAGGCACTGCTTTTCAAATAGTTGAGGGAACTGTTTTTTACGGCTCGAAGCAAATAGGGCTCTAAATCTTTTACTCCTGCTAACTTTTGGGGGTTGGTGTATATCTTGGTAAAAACCTCAGAAACAATGTCTTTTGCAGTCTCTATCGATTTTATGAACGTATATGCAAAGGCTACTAACCTTTGATAAAACAGGACAAACAGTTCTTTTCGGGCACGCTCATCCTTACCTTCTACCAATTTATTAAGCAAGTCGCTTAAATAAACCTTTGAATTTTCCATTTTCATATTCCCTAACGGGTAGTTCTTTGTTATAAAAAAGCGTTTTTTCCGATTGGATATCGCAGTGAAAATGGGGTGTATTCAAATAAAATTATATAAAGTGTACACACCCACCTTACGAAATAAGTAATCTAATGAACTGAATATTTACCAAAAAGACAAGCTTTGTATTTGAATGATATCTTTATATATAAATCTTGATTCTAAGCATAAAAAAAAGCAATGTAAAATATATTTTAGAACAATGTTAACGTTATCAAAAACAATACTCCATGCCGTTATAAAAAACATAAAAATCAATTATTTCTGACCACCTATTACACGCCCACTTTGTTAAACTAACCCCACCTTCTATATTGCTTAGAACTTCCACCTAGCATTTACATAAAAATTTCTTCCTGGCCTTGGGATATTTCCCCAGTCTAGGTGTTCCCAGTAATTGGTATCGAATACGTTTTCTACTCCTCCTCCAAACTGGAAGGATGAATCAGCTCCCCATTTCCAGCTTTTTTGAAACCGAAAGTGCAGCAAGGCAAAGCGTGGTGTAGCATCTTCTCCAAAACTTTCCCTAAAATGGTTTTGCACTGCTCCTATTTCAGATTCTGCCTGAGCAGAAAAAGTAGGCAAACTAAAACGAAGCGTTGAAAGGTTTTTGAGCGGAGAGACCATGGGCAAAGGCTCTCCACCATTATCCACTCCGTGGGTATAATTCACCGAACTACTGAAGTTCAACTTCTCCAGTACCTGCCACTGAAACGTAACACTTCCACCCGAAATATTGGCGTAAGGCAATGTTTCATAAACTTTCACCCCTTTAGCCCCAATTGTCATGGCACTAAGCTCAGGGTCAACTACTCCTATATAATAATCCTTCACTTGTGTGAAAAACACTTTCGTGTTCAATTGTAATTGATCAAGCTGGTAGCTCCCCTCCCATCGGGCCTGCAGTGATTTTTCTAGGGAAATATCGGGGGTTCCTACGTAGTCGTAGCCATCGAGGCTGTTGAACAAATAGAACCCAAACTGCTCGCTGATAGTAGGCAAGCGCTCTCCATAACTGGCAACAAATACTGAATGAATTTTTGTGGTAGGTTTCCAGCCTAGCTGAGCCG
It encodes:
- a CDS encoding DUF4974 domain-containing protein; translated protein: MDINTIIAKVFTGEATDEELRQLDAYLQENPAEAKSLNFIKALKGKGDLSITGFSHQETFDELTQHVNTPSEKKVKKLDFKPYLRIAASILLVIAGVAIFNSYQNTPTEIITSPQEWVRATKSGEKRNFFLPDGSNVWLNAESEVRFSASFGQDSIRLVYLKGEGYFNVAKDAEHPFIVRTDYLDVTALGTEFNVNAYDEEHHGKVALAEGRVKVEPNRKGTSCKEAFLDAGQSAQLDMELSKITKAELDGEEDYCWTKKIISFNQANINHILKTLTRWYGVEFTVSGKLPDNWRFKGEFHNESLDNVLKSIGFSQNFSYQIKGKKVELKF
- a CDS encoding RNA polymerase sigma-70 factor; translation: MENSKVYLSDLLNKLVEGKDERARKELFVLFYQRLVAFAYTFIKSIETAKDIVSEVFTKIYTNPQKLAGVKDLEPYLLRAVKNSSLNYLKSSACKNKVDIEDDDYFISFLWEYRTPESTYGFNELQSLVEQTVNGFPHRRKMIYHLIVDRGMKYNEVAELLDISSKTVNNQLVTAVKTLREKVSSYMKEEIAISG